In Sander vitreus isolate 19-12246 chromosome 4, sanVit1, whole genome shotgun sequence, the genomic stretch aacaaaaaggaaatgtgaatctgttatttccaactcgtcctctgaacaccacaggatggcgctaacacacaagctgtaAGAAGTAAGTTATACTTCCACTCTggactgactttgtttcacagcgaatAACGTTATCTCACATCCCGTTTGCTGTTCAGGTCGCTTCTTCAGGCTGCGgccgacagtaacgttacacatcgcaGTCGTTATAGACTTAGACTATTTGCCTATAAATAGTCTTGGTTGAGGCCTAACCAGGTGTCCACCAATTAGCTGACGAACCCTCCCAAACTGCCAGCTCAGCCAGGAAAGCCAGAGAAGCCAACAGCaggcagaaaagggagaaatcATAACAGagacaatgacatggctggataactagcttgtcttgttgttcaacatactgtcaaatGATTTTTACTGATAgccaactgtacacaatgttattgactttggatcttgctagcatagcgttagctttctggctcatAGCTAAGCTGAAGGGTTCTACGAGCTGAGCGGACTGTAAACATCTCCCGTTGCTAAAGGGAGGCAAGTCGTATCTAAGGTCTTTCCTATTTCCTGGAGGAGTGAacaacgtttgcattgcataagaaccttttaggatgggaatgattgtttgAGGTATTAGTCCAACCCTCAGGCGTAACCAGGGAAACAGAGTTATTGTTAGGAtaaactttagattttgattaattaacaaTCGATtaattgtaaaacaaattaaaatataaactgttttaaaaatgttattcaaTCATCTCGAACGCAAGTGTAATTCAGTGTTGATTGTCTAAGTAGTTGTACTGTATTATTTGAGCATTTCTTCCTGTGGCTACTTTAAATTTTACACAATGTCCCTGTTTTTCAATAAAGAGCCTGCTACAGAATGGAGAGGCCATGAAATGTCCACGGTGTGACATCATCGTCCAGAAGAAAGATGGCTGTGATTGGATCTGCTGTTTGATGTGCAAGACAGAGATCTGCTGGGTTACCAAACAAGCTCGCTGGGGaccaaatgtaaaaatactcaccTACCTCTGaagtagaaggaaaaaaaaacacttgtcaCGGTGTTGGTTCAGTATTCAGGAAAGTTGGTGCATGTGTTTGAGCTGCGTGTATgactatttgttgttgttgtatcttACAGGGCAGTGGCGACACATCTGGGGGCTGCAGATGCAGAGTCAATCATCAACCTTGCCATCCCAACTGCCAAAATTGCCACTGAGGGAAGCACACTAATGAACACACTGCTGCAATCACATGCAACATCTGAAGAAACACAGACCTTAGCTGATGCATGGGCTGTTAATGCTGTCAATGCTCTGTGTTCTTCACTTACTTTTAGCCTTGTTTTTAATGGTATAGTAACAAGACACTGTACTTTGTTTGTGCAGTAGCAATGATGCAATATGAATGCTATACACAAAGCTATACAAACTGCCAGCGCTATCTACTACATCTCCACAGCTGAGGATACTATCTGTcaaaagtgtgaaaaaaaaaaagctttactgGGATCTTCTGCTATAAAAATCCTTTGCTGTCAGGAATTAATGCTTAGTATACATTTGACCTCCGGCTACTGCTTTCATCACAATCCAGTTTGTTGAGCCAGCAATCCTACTGCGTGTGCTTGAGTTTAATTCAAAACTTGATCAgataaacacaacaaaatatcCTTTTAATCTTTTACACAAAAATGCAAGAAAATGCTTAAATActcaaatacagtatatcaaaaTGCCACCCCACAGCtaataattacaaaaatattGCATTCTTGTTTCTTTCCTGTGTGAAGTATGGTTACACCTAATTAACTACAACTAACAATAACATTAATTTATGATTcgatttgtatttttaacaaCTCATCATTTAGTAGATATAACACCGGAACTAACAATGAGTGTTACGATTGCTGGATATTTTCCTGGAAGTGATATCTTCCTAAGTAAACtgaccaaaatgttttttgaagttGTAACCACTGTATGTTTGCGGActaaaatattgatttattatCAGTACTATAAAAGcaatatattttctttcagtCGACTAATCGGGCTGTGGTGAAGGATGTTTACGATGAATGAATGTGTTCATAAAGGAAAAACAAGCTGCTGGAGCACTTTTCTCCATAATGCATAATTAATGCTGTATTTTGTGTCTTGTATTCAGGACTTTAACTGTAGttcttctctcttctcattCTTTAAGAACTACAGTAATGAATGTGCTTTTACATGTACAATATATTTAGTTTATGTCCGGTATCCATGAAGTTTGTTGGGCTtcacttgcattttttttttttttttaaaagagacatTCCTCAACTCCAATAAACTGGAACCACAAGTATATCATGAGAGCGTTATTGTAACATAATGAAAACTATGTTTACATTGAGCTTACAGAACAACCAGTCGGACAAAGGACAGCCGAGGCTGACGAAGTGTAGCTGAAGCTGAAAAAGGTCCGCTCAATCCAACAGGATAGCTGAAGCTGTTGAGATAAACTTGACAAAATATACTTGACATTTTTCCTAAAATGGCCCATGTACGGTTATTAAAAATACGATTAGAAAAACTTGTCATTTACTTTTTACATGACTTTAGTTTTAAACTATTTGCATGATTTATTTAAAGGCTCAGGTGGATCTTTCTCAAATCTGAAAATATGTCCTTGCTGTATAAAAATGGTATTTAGTTGGTAGCTCTATAGTGCAAATCTTAATACCAGTGTACTTTGCTAGCACAATATATAAATCATATCCGGTACATGTGAATTACTACGTCCAAACCTGTACATTGGAACATTTTCACTAGTTTATTAGCATTCTCTTGTACAACTTTACATTAGTAGGACAGTTtcattataacaaaataaaacataaaaaggcaGGTAAATCATTTAGTGCATTGACAAATGAAAACCACCAAGTGCAGATACATGGTGCATAACGATACTGCTGAACAGCTACACTCTCAGAGCGTCCTTAGATATGTTCCAGGTCACCGTCACTTTGAGTTTTGTAGATCCCTACCAGCTGAACCAGTGGTTCACTAGAAAaggcaataaaccaatcaaccATGATATATAGGATGATGTCCAAGAATTTAGTTCCTAATACAGCTAACTGACTAGCTGTTGTGCTGTACAATGTAGGTGACCTAGAAGTCAATAATTAAGAAGATTTTCTGTTAAGCAAAATACATCATTAAAGACTATAGACAACCCAATCCACTATCTTAGAATGACGGAAAACTAAGCAATCCCCCATTACTTTAAATATGTGATCAAATGAAAATGACTGGAACATTGGAATGAGCTGGACTGCCTCTGAAATGCAAATGCTACACTCAAAGCAATCCAACTTACTAAAATAGCATGTGTTAAAGCTAAatttatgtttaaaacaaaaaaaccttggatagcattcatttgaaggctcgggtgttttttttcccccaacagGAGCACCCTTACAGTGAGAAAAGCACCTATCAAACTGATTTTAAAGTGATTTTGCAAAACTGATGCAGTCAGTGCAAACTGGGTCTCCACTGTGCCAACCCTAAGACCACATTCTCCACTTCATTTTACCTGCTGTTTATACCAGCTCTGATATTTTACGTTACGAGGCATTGAGTGAGTGCGTGTGTTGCTAAACTGTAAGGAGAGATTTAATCATCTACTCCATAAAAAGTGACGCAGAAAGGATACCCTAATCATTACAGGCCATGAAACACAGACCCATTTTTAAGGTTATGCAACCAAACAGTTAGGTGACTGAATAATTAGAAAGTTCTAGTAAAACAAATTTCGATAttggtagatttttttttacttcctggGCTGTGAAAGCTGTACTCCATTCTGGGGTCTAATCCTATGAGGTCTTGAGATACAACATTTACTTTGATTACACTAatcacattttgtttaaaacatCTTGCAGATAGTTTTGCTGACCCCAACCATGAGCCAGAACTAAAATGTGTAGGGTGAACTGTTGACATGTTTTACAGATACTCTGTCCCAGAGAGGAAGATTTGTTTCTTGACTAAAAAGGCTTATTTGAACTtcttaaaaaagtgacaaaatgacctaaaacatAATACAATGGTGGCCTTAAAAAGTGCCTGTGTGTCATGACCATATCTGTATACGGCTGCTTACATACCTATAAATTAAGAAACTGTAAATTATACAGAGAGGACTCTAACAATCCTCTATTTGGTCTCAGTCCAGGTATCAAATGAACAACAAAACCATGACCGACCACGCATACACTCATTCATCCACTCCAGCTTTCTTAATTGGCAGCAGTTTCAAGTGTAGTGAGTCCACCAAGCTTTCAGCATACATCTCTGTAAGCATAACTCAATATCAGATTATCCTAAtaccaaatataaataaactttaacAATGACCCCATCGGTAATAGTTCTTAGAAAAACAGTCTCTTCATTATAACAGGGTGGATTCTTCATTTCACACACCAGCAGTAGTTGTTATACTGGTGCAGGCTCTCCAGGAGTCATAAAAGGACCTTCAGCTGGAGCCTGAGAAGCCCTACGTAGGATGTTAAGACACATCCCAGAAGACAAAAGAGGAGCGTTAACTTCAGTTTAGAGAGTAAACTCCATGACTGCATGGTTTGTGGTTCCATACATTTTTCCATAAATAGAGTTTTCTTGGAAACAGACCAACCAGTTAGAACCAGTCAAGGACAGATACAGTTGGAGCATAAGGGTAAAAGAGGAGCAGTTCAAGGAAACAAGTCCAGTTTGGGGGCCCACTCCAAGGCAGTGTTGACCACAGCGAGAGCTGCTGCACCCAAAGCCACCGTGAGACCCATGACAGCCAGGCGAACAAGCCGCCGTGCTGCTGACGGTCGGGCTACCGTCACTGCTGCGTTGGCTGCTGAGCTCTCGAGTGTAGCCTGCTTCTGTCTGCGTCGGCGACGGAGAACAGAGTCTGGTCGCTGTTGAGTGGACGCAAGGTCAAAGTCCTTGAAGGTAGAGGCTGCCATGCTTAGGAGGAAAAGACACAGATACATAGAGAGACCACgacagacagaaaatgaaagTGTTAATAAAAGAACAGTGAGCAACAAGAGTTGAGAAGAAGTGATTATTGTTATATATAGTAATAGTCATATTTCAGAGTGCAAATGTGGTAGCAGATAAAAATGAAAGATTGCTACCACTGAGGCAGGTAGCATTTGTAAAGGCAAGGTGGAACCCCAAAAGAGTTAATTACCCGTCATGTGAGGCAGCCTCTCTGGCCAGTTCAGAGGGAGGGAACTGGACAAAGAGGTCTCCTGCTCGGCTGATAAGTGTCTCATATGGCAGATCCTGGGGAATCTGAGATAGCAGGTGATGAACCATGGCCATATCACATTCACACTCCAACACCTCCTCTTCTCTGTACAGTACGATCTGCAACACAAGTACCAATAACACAGGCCATTACCCATGATGAGGAAAATGTGTACTTCAGGTCAATCTTCACTTTGATGAACACGAGAATGAACTTGATTGTCCTTACTTGAATATATACGTTTATTCAACACAAATATGCTGTCAGAGAAGATCTTGGTGCAGCATGTACACAGTCATATCAACCACCAAAAACTTTAGTGTCAAttagaaataaaaagaacacCTCTTCAAAGCGTAACTTTTGGCCTCTGACTCACACTCAATAAATGTAGCTCATACAAAATGTTCTTGCCTACAATTGATTTAGCAGACTTGGTTCATGTACGGTAAATTAAAGCAGAGATTCTAAATTAAGTCATTCTGAACTGTAAAACTAGGAGGGCTATTTATAGGAAACTCACCACAGCAGCAAAGTAGATGGGCATCAATGGATGGCAGGCCAGGAAGAAGTCGTACAACCGGACAACATGGCGGAAGTCTGACAGGACGTGGCCAAACCAGGTGATCAGCCAACTGAGGGCGAAGACTGTCCCCACCTCAGCCCTAAGAATCAGTCGATGCATGGCAGAGATCAACTTAGATCAGTGCACAAAACTGTAACATGCGCTCATTGCTCCACTTCGGGGACAATGTGTTGCatgtagagcccgaccgataaaggatttttaaggctgaTATCAATACAAACATTTGGCCATTTAAAAATccggtaatttaaaaaaaaaatccagaaatgctcaaaacaaaaaggtttccctaacattagttatttgtagttatttatcagtcctcactaaaattatatgataatgcagtttgaaaaacttttattgtcacaacagaacaaaagggacatcaaaatatattcaagttctgataaaaaaaaataataaaaaaataaaaatgtataaaaattagggctgtcaaaataacgcgttaatttcgattaactAATCTGGAggaaaaataacgcgttaaaaaaataacgcagattaatccattccatattgaactttgacccagagccgttctagccaccattcgactgtaaaatgaaggagggagatgagaatgcgctgcctggatcattaattggaacatttacttataaaaatcttcttcctgaatagggttgggtaccgaaatccggtgctaatacgacACAGGTGCCTTCATGACCtgtatctaccagaccgaatagcaacgcggatttcggcgcTTCATTTCGGTggcactgatatgtctgcgcttctctctgatgctctgaaacagacgttacaggcaacagaaacatcgctgc encodes the following:
- the tbc1d20 gene encoding TBC1 domain family member 20 isoform X2 — translated: MQISKDTSRTGEKMNTSRSAGASSPVNGKQVNDWDTRRKRKIADIKQALSASPVDVAALRRMAISEGGLLTDEIRCQVWPRLLNVPPHVLEQEPETVERENNKDYNQVLLDVQRSLRRFPPGERLATALVEKLSTHHLRDFMDPTMDNTKHILNYLMPIIDRVNPEVHDFMQQAEVGTVFALSWLITWFGHVLSDFRHVVRLYDFFLACHPLMPIYFAAVIVLYREEEVLECECDMAMVHHLLSQIPQDLPYETLISRAGDLFVQFPPSELAREAASHDGMAASTFKDFDLASTQQRPDSVLRRRRRQKQATLESSAANAAVTVARPSAARRLVRLAVMGLTVALGAAALAVVNTALEWAPKLDLFP